One Oleidesulfovibrio alaskensis DSM 16109 genomic region harbors:
- a CDS encoding HD domain-containing protein: protein MTHCNPQHNLQGRDRLTRLADFLFEAGMLRKTPRSGYQFLGTGSENVAEHSFRTAVIGYVLACEAGADPARTALMCLFHDFHESRIGDFNYVNRIYNTCNQRIALEHALEGTGLEDRVLPLFDELEEAGSVEARLAQDADQIDLILNLKQELDLGNRYAGKWMEGALKRLRTEAGAALAQTVAHTDHTDWWFLGPDKSWWERKNGNHKK, encoded by the coding sequence ATGACGCACTGCAACCCGCAGCACAATCTGCAGGGGCGTGACAGGCTCACACGTCTTGCCGATTTTCTTTTTGAAGCGGGAATGCTCCGCAAAACTCCCCGCAGCGGGTACCAGTTTCTGGGTACCGGCAGCGAGAACGTGGCGGAACATTCTTTCCGTACCGCGGTCATCGGTTATGTGCTGGCCTGCGAGGCCGGAGCCGATCCTGCGCGGACCGCGCTCATGTGCCTTTTTCATGATTTTCATGAAAGCCGTATCGGTGACTTCAACTATGTGAACCGCATATATAATACCTGCAACCAGCGCATCGCGCTGGAACATGCGCTGGAAGGCACCGGTCTGGAAGACCGTGTGCTGCCGCTTTTTGACGAGCTGGAAGAAGCCGGCTCCGTGGAGGCGCGTCTGGCGCAGGATGCCGACCAGATAGACCTGATTCTGAACCTGAAGCAGGAGCTTGATCTGGGCAACAGATATGCGGGCAAATGGATGGAAGGCGCCCTGAAGCGCCTGCGCACCGAAGCGGGCGCCGCACTGGCGCAGACCGTGGCGCATACAGATCATACCGACTGGTGGTTTCTGGGACCCGACAAATCATGGTGGGAACGCAAAAACGGAAACCACAAAAAATAA
- a CDS encoding DUF2238 domain-containing protein, translating into MRINVTRENFPVVLAAVFTVFFALLGIAPASRAVWIAEVIPLVSVFVLLVVTYRFFRFSNIAYGLMAVWLFWHTVGAHFTFSEVPFGAVTELLGGGRNHFDRIGHFSVGFYAYAMCELFMRRRLAGPVVSTLFALFFIMSVAAGYEIIEWWYAAAEGGDAGVAFLGSQGDVWDAQKDMLADTLGAVFSLLLFWTMGRRWGSRP; encoded by the coding sequence ATGCGCATCAATGTTACCCGCGAGAATTTTCCGGTGGTGCTTGCTGCCGTGTTTACTGTTTTTTTTGCACTGCTGGGCATTGCGCCCGCTTCCCGCGCGGTGTGGATTGCAGAGGTCATTCCGCTTGTCAGCGTGTTTGTGCTGCTGGTGGTCACATACAGATTTTTCCGTTTTTCCAATATTGCTTACGGGCTTATGGCTGTGTGGCTTTTCTGGCATACGGTGGGGGCGCATTTCACCTTCAGCGAGGTGCCTTTCGGTGCGGTAACGGAACTGCTGGGAGGCGGACGCAATCACTTTGACCGCATCGGGCATTTCAGTGTCGGGTTTTATGCCTATGCCATGTGCGAGCTTTTTATGCGCCGCAGACTGGCCGGTCCGGTGGTGTCCACCTTGTTTGCCCTCTTTTTCATCATGTCCGTGGCGGCCGGATACGAAATTATCGAATGGTGGTATGCCGCGGCGGAAGGTGGTGATGCCGGGGTTGCTTTTCTGGGTAGTCAGGGCGACGTGTGGGACGCGCAGAAAGACATGCTGGCCGACACGCTGGGGGCTGTTTTTTCGTTGCTGCTGTTCTGGACCATGGGCAGACGATGGGGCAGCCGGCCCTGA
- a CDS encoding flagellin: MSLVINHNLMATNAARNLSQSYGNLSTSVRRLSSGLRVGTAADDAAGLAIREIMRADIAALNQGVRNANDAISLIQTADGALSVIDEKLIRMKELAEQAATGTYTSDQRLIIDSEYQAMASEITRIANATDFNGIALLNGNLSSASHDGSGLVSTGKLKVHFGTKNDSAEDYYYIQIGTSTASALGLGNQSTVGGAGYTISTQSAAQNALVGIENAIVSKDKIRANLGALQNRLENTITNLQIQSENLQAAESRISDVDVSQEMTEFTRQQILTQSAVAMLSQANSLPRMAMQLLGG; this comes from the coding sequence ATGTCTCTGGTTATCAATCACAACTTGATGGCGACGAATGCTGCCCGTAACCTGAGCCAGTCTTATGGCAACCTGAGCACGTCCGTACGCCGTTTGTCTTCGGGCCTTCGCGTGGGTACCGCTGCGGATGACGCAGCCGGTCTTGCCATCCGCGAAATCATGCGCGCCGACATCGCCGCGCTGAATCAGGGGGTACGTAACGCCAACGACGCTATTTCGCTTATCCAGACTGCAGACGGTGCGCTTTCCGTTATCGACGAAAAGCTCATCCGCATGAAGGAACTGGCGGAACAGGCCGCAACCGGTACCTACACTTCCGACCAGCGTCTGATCATCGACTCCGAATATCAGGCCATGGCTTCGGAAATCACCCGTATCGCCAACGCTACCGACTTTAACGGCATCGCGCTGCTGAACGGCAACCTTTCCAGTGCATCGCATGACGGCAGCGGCCTTGTGTCCACCGGCAAGCTGAAGGTGCACTTCGGTACCAAGAACGACTCCGCGGAAGACTACTACTACATCCAGATCGGTACTTCCACGGCATCGGCTCTGGGGCTGGGCAACCAGTCCACCGTGGGCGGAGCAGGGTACACCATTTCCACCCAGTCCGCCGCACAGAACGCGCTGGTCGGCATTGAAAATGCCATCGTCTCCAAGGACAAGATCCGCGCAAACCTCGGTGCTCTCCAGAACCGTCTGGAAAACACCATCACCAACCTGCAGATTCAGTCTGAAAACCTGCAGGCTGCCGAATCCCGTATTTCCGACGTGGACGTTTCGCAGGAAATGACCGAGTTCACGCGGCAGCAGATCCTCACCCAGTCGGCAGTGGCCATGCTTTCGCAGGCTAACTCGCTGCCCAGAATGGCCATGCAGCTGCTTGGCGGTTAA
- a CDS encoding flagellin, giving the protein MSMVINHNLMAQNASRNLSTAYGNLSTSVRRLSSGLRVGTAADDAAGMAIRELMRANIASMHQGVRNANDAISLLQTADGALSVIDEKLIRMKELAEQAATGTYTSDQRLLIDSEYQAMASEITRIANSTDFNGIQLLNGNLSSSTHDGSGVVSRGKMKIHFGTANDSAEDYYYIQIGTATASALGVGNQADATFGGFAISTQSAAQQALVAIDKAIVSKDNIRAALGVLQNRLENTITNLQIQAENLQAAESRISDVDVSNEMTEFVRQQILTQSAVAMLSQANSLPRMAMQLLGG; this is encoded by the coding sequence ATGTCGATGGTCATCAACCATAACCTTATGGCGCAGAATGCTTCGCGCAATCTGAGTACGGCGTACGGCAATCTGTCAACATCCGTCCGGCGGCTTTCTTCGGGGCTGCGTGTGGGGACAGCAGCCGACGACGCGGCAGGTATGGCCATCAGAGAACTCATGCGTGCCAACATAGCGTCCATGCATCAGGGGGTACGAAACGCCAACGATGCCATTTCGCTGCTGCAGACGGCAGACGGCGCGCTTTCAGTCATTGACGAAAAGCTCATCCGCATGAAGGAACTGGCCGAACAGGCCGCAACCGGCACGTACACCTCGGATCAGCGTCTGCTCATTGATTCCGAATATCAGGCCATGGCTTCGGAAATCACCCGTATTGCCAATTCGACTGATTTCAACGGTATCCAGCTGCTCAACGGCAATCTTTCCAGCTCCACTCATGATGGCAGCGGGGTCGTTTCGCGCGGGAAAATGAAGATACATTTCGGCACGGCAAATGATTCTGCCGAAGACTACTATTACATACAGATAGGCACCGCCACGGCTTCGGCACTTGGGGTGGGCAATCAGGCCGATGCCACCTTCGGCGGGTTTGCCATTTCCACCCAGTCAGCAGCCCAGCAGGCCCTTGTTGCCATCGACAAGGCTATTGTATCCAAAGACAATATCAGGGCGGCCCTCGGGGTGCTGCAGAACCGTCTGGAAAACACCATCACCAACCTGCAGATTCAGGCCGAAAACCTGCAGGCCGCTGAATCCCGTATTTCAGATGTCGATGTTTCCAATGAAATGACCGAGTTTGTCCGCCAGCAGATTCTTACCCAGTCTGCGGTGGCCATGTTGTCGCAGGCCAATTCGCTGCCGCGTATGGCCATGCAGCTGCTCGGCGGCTGA
- the panB gene encoding 3-methyl-2-oxobutanoate hydroxymethyltransferase, translating to MSTHAETRAITAADIRAAKNTRRLAMLTAYDYPTASIADEGGMDMLLVGDSLAMVVLGHEDTLSVTLDEMIHHCRAVTRGASRALVVGDLPFMTYEQGPDQAMHSAARLFREGGVRAVKLEGGKEVAPQVEALVKAGIPVMGHIGLTPQRVAALGGFKVQGRSAAAARSLAEDARILEDAGCFALVLEAIPAPVAAHITRTSGIPTIGIGAGAQCDGQVLVVHDMLGLFDRFTPKFVKRYAELRGHAVKAVQQYGDEVRQGEFPAAQHSFGMPEDEQRRWEENVSGADD from the coding sequence ATGAGCACACATGCCGAAACCCGCGCCATAACCGCGGCGGACATACGGGCGGCAAAAAACACAAGACGTCTGGCCATGCTGACGGCATACGACTACCCCACGGCATCCATTGCCGATGAAGGCGGCATGGACATGCTGCTGGTAGGCGATTCGCTGGCCATGGTGGTGCTGGGGCATGAGGACACGCTGTCCGTGACGCTGGACGAGATGATCCACCACTGCCGGGCCGTTACGCGGGGCGCCTCACGCGCGCTGGTGGTGGGCGACCTGCCCTTTATGACCTATGAACAGGGGCCGGATCAGGCCATGCACAGCGCGGCGCGACTGTTCCGCGAAGGCGGTGTGCGCGCTGTAAAGCTGGAAGGGGGCAAAGAAGTCGCTCCGCAGGTGGAGGCTCTTGTGAAGGCGGGGATTCCCGTCATGGGGCACATCGGGCTTACTCCGCAGCGTGTAGCGGCGCTGGGCGGCTTTAAAGTGCAGGGGCGTTCGGCTGCCGCCGCCCGCAGTCTGGCGGAAGATGCGCGCATACTGGAAGATGCGGGCTGTTTTGCACTGGTACTGGAAGCCATACCCGCCCCTGTGGCCGCGCACATTACCCGCACGTCAGGCATTCCCACCATCGGCATAGGGGCCGGAGCGCAGTGCGACGGACAGGTGCTGGTGGTGCACGATATGCTGGGCCTGTTCGACCGCTTTACCCCGAAGTTTGTGAAACGCTATGCAGAGCTGCGCGGGCATGCCGTAAAAGCCGTGCAGCAGTATGGTGATGAAGTGCGTCAGGGAGAATTTCCCGCGGCGCAGCACTCCTTCGGCATGCCGGAAGACGAACAGCGCCGCTGGGAAGAAAATGTCAGCGGCGCGGACGACTGA
- the panC gene encoding pantoate--beta-alanine ligase, giving the protein MQIITSPEELQRLCLDWRCGGVKTALVPTMGYYHAGHESLMAYARERADKVVVSLFVNPAQFAPGEDLAAYPRDLSGDAEVAQRAGADVLFTPQPEAMYPQGFDTWVEIPGLSSGLCGADRPGHFRGVCTVVMKLMLLTLPRLAVFGEKDWQQLAVLRRMAKDMHLPVTIDGCPIVRETDGLAMSSRNVYLTPEERRQAPALYQGLIRARDMVAGGERDTAVLRAAVKEYWKQHLPEGREDYLEIVHPDTLQPLERVGGMATCAAAVRLGRARLIDNLALI; this is encoded by the coding sequence ATGCAGATAATCACATCTCCCGAAGAGCTTCAGCGGCTTTGCCTTGACTGGCGCTGCGGCGGTGTCAAAACCGCGCTGGTTCCGACCATGGGTTACTACCATGCAGGGCACGAAAGCCTTATGGCCTATGCCCGCGAACGTGCGGACAAGGTTGTGGTGAGCCTTTTTGTCAACCCCGCGCAGTTTGCTCCCGGAGAAGATCTGGCAGCCTACCCCCGCGACCTTTCCGGCGATGCCGAGGTTGCCCAGCGGGCCGGTGCCGATGTGCTGTTCACCCCGCAGCCGGAAGCCATGTACCCGCAGGGATTCGACACATGGGTGGAAATTCCCGGACTGTCTTCCGGCCTGTGCGGCGCCGACCGTCCCGGTCATTTCCGCGGGGTGTGCACCGTGGTCATGAAGCTGATGCTGCTCACCCTGCCCCGTCTTGCCGTTTTCGGCGAAAAAGACTGGCAGCAGCTGGCAGTGCTCAGACGCATGGCAAAAGACATGCATCTGCCCGTAACCATAGACGGTTGCCCCATTGTACGCGAAACCGACGGTCTGGCCATGAGTTCACGCAATGTGTATCTGACTCCGGAAGAGCGCAGACAGGCACCTGCCCTGTATCAGGGGCTGATCCGTGCACGCGACATGGTTGCCGGCGGAGAGCGCGACACGGCCGTTCTGCGGGCTGCGGTTAAAGAATACTGGAAGCAGCACCTGCCGGAAGGCAGGGAAGATTATCTGGAAATTGTTCACCCCGACACGCTGCAGCCGCTGGAACGAGTGGGGGGCATGGCCACATGCGCAGCCGCCGTACGTCTGGGCAGAGCACGCCTGATTGACAATCTGGCTCTGATATGA
- a CDS encoding DUF502 domain-containing protein has protein sequence MTAQDSSGGFMASLRRFIKANLFAGILVLTPLVATFLTLRVAVRWVDKLLLLLPPQYRPEAFLPFAVPGLGFLLLIVVLLVTGLLVRNFLGRRLVDLGDAILARIPLVSSLYSGIKQLVETIFTSSRDFQRVVLIEYPRKGLYTMAFVTGVAVGEIQSKTASKVLNVFVPTTPNPTSGFYLMVPEADVIPLEMNVEDAFKLLISGGILSAEHEKSKNRKKKTAIKAKNTSQEETHDPL, from the coding sequence ATGACCGCTCAGGATTCTTCAGGCGGCTTTATGGCGTCGCTGCGCCGGTTCATCAAGGCAAACCTGTTTGCCGGCATACTGGTGCTTACCCCGCTGGTGGCGACTTTTCTCACACTGCGGGTGGCAGTGCGCTGGGTGGACAAACTGCTGCTGCTCCTGCCGCCGCAGTACCGTCCGGAGGCTTTTCTGCCTTTTGCCGTGCCGGGGCTGGGGTTTCTGCTGCTGATCGTGGTGCTGCTGGTCACAGGGCTGCTTGTGCGCAATTTTCTGGGGCGCCGCCTTGTAGATCTGGGCGACGCCATTCTGGCACGCATACCGCTGGTCAGCTCGCTGTACTCCGGTATCAAGCAGCTGGTGGAAACCATATTCACCTCTTCGCGCGATTTTCAGCGGGTGGTGCTGATAGAATATCCCCGCAAGGGGCTGTACACCATGGCATTTGTCACAGGCGTTGCCGTGGGTGAAATTCAAAGCAAAACAGCCAGCAAAGTGCTGAACGTGTTTGTGCCCACCACCCCGAACCCCACTTCGGGCTTTTACCTCATGGTGCCCGAAGCGGATGTCATTCCGTTGGAAATGAATGTGGAAGATGCATTCAAACTGCTTATTTCCGGCGGAATTCTGAGTGCAGAGCACGAAAAGTCGAAAAACAGAAAAAAGAAAACAGCCATCAAGGCGAAGAACACATCCCAGGAGGAAACGCATGATCCCTTATAA
- the metK gene encoding methionine adenosyltransferase, translating into MIPYKGKYHFTSESVTEGHPDKVADQISDAVLDVLLEQDPDSRVACETMVTTGMAIIAGEITTRGYADLPQVVRDTIKEIGYNNSSMGFDWQTCAVLSSIDKQSPDIAQGVDRQDPENQGAGDQGMMFGFACDETPTLMPAPIFWAHQLSQKLTAVRKDGTVDFLRPDGKTQVSFEYVDGRPVRINNVVVSTQHAEQASQTDIIDAIRTHVIRPVLEPSGFFNEKDCEIFINTTGRFVIGGPMGDCGLTGRKIIQDTYGGMGSHGGGAFSGKDPSKVDRSGAYMGRYIAKNVVAAGLAPKCEVQIAYCIGVADPVSVLCTSLGSSDISDEVLTQAVRDVFDLRPYHISKRLDLRRPIYKKSACYGHFGREIPEFSWERTDAVDDLRAAARR; encoded by the coding sequence ATGATCCCTTATAAGGGTAAATACCACTTCACTTCCGAATCGGTTACCGAAGGCCATCCCGACAAAGTCGCTGACCAGATTTCCGACGCCGTGCTTGATGTGCTGCTCGAACAGGATCCTGATTCGCGCGTGGCCTGTGAGACCATGGTCACCACCGGCATGGCCATCATCGCCGGCGAAATAACCACCAGAGGCTATGCCGACCTGCCGCAGGTGGTGCGGGATACCATCAAAGAAATCGGATACAATAACTCCTCCATGGGATTTGACTGGCAGACATGCGCCGTGCTGTCTTCCATAGACAAACAGTCTCCTGACATTGCTCAGGGCGTTGACCGCCAGGACCCCGAAAATCAGGGCGCCGGTGACCAGGGCATGATGTTCGGTTTTGCCTGCGACGAAACCCCCACGCTGATGCCCGCCCCCATATTCTGGGCACACCAGCTTTCGCAAAAGCTTACCGCTGTGCGCAAAGACGGCACCGTGGATTTTCTGCGCCCCGACGGCAAAACACAGGTGTCCTTTGAATACGTTGACGGCCGCCCGGTACGCATCAACAATGTGGTTGTTTCCACACAGCATGCGGAACAGGCCAGCCAGACAGACATCATAGACGCCATCAGAACCCACGTCATACGTCCCGTTCTGGAACCTTCCGGCTTCTTCAACGAAAAAGACTGCGAAATTTTCATCAACACCACCGGCCGTTTTGTTATCGGCGGCCCCATGGGTGACTGCGGTCTTACCGGCCGTAAAATCATTCAGGACACTTACGGCGGCATGGGCAGCCACGGCGGCGGCGCATTCTCCGGCAAAGACCCCTCCAAAGTGGACCGCTCCGGCGCATACATGGGTCGCTACATTGCCAAAAACGTTGTGGCAGCCGGACTTGCTCCCAAATGCGAAGTACAGATCGCGTACTGCATCGGCGTGGCCGATCCTGTTTCCGTACTGTGCACCTCTCTGGGCAGCAGCGACATTTCCGACGAGGTGCTCACTCAGGCCGTGCGCGATGTGTTCGACCTGCGCCCGTACCATATCTCCAAACGACTTGACCTGCGCCGGCCGATCTATAAAAAATCAGCCTGCTACGGACACTTCGGTCGCGAGATTCCCGAATTTTCGTGGGAACGCACCGACGCTGTGGACGATCTGCGTGCAGCGGCCCGCCGCTAG
- a CDS encoding DUF6693 family protein: MFNGRFDCDLSMAECIGHAVLWIIISVLTLGIGAFIYPYALARFVVSRTYVVSGGRRVGRLQCDLDLGSQLGHLILWIILAVITFGLAYVVYLYRVGKLVADRTLIIPL; the protein is encoded by the coding sequence ATGTTCAACGGGCGTTTTGACTGCGACCTGAGCATGGCCGAATGCATCGGACATGCTGTGCTGTGGATCATTATTTCCGTGCTTACTCTGGGTATAGGAGCATTTATCTACCCCTATGCACTGGCGCGGTTTGTTGTCAGCCGGACATATGTTGTTTCCGGCGGGCGCAGAGTCGGCAGGCTGCAGTGCGACCTTGATCTCGGCAGTCAGCTTGGTCATCTTATTTTATGGATCATACTGGCTGTCATCACGTTTGGTCTTGCATATGTGGTGTATCTGTACCGTGTGGGCAAACTGGTGGCCGACCGTACTCTTATTATTCCGCTGTAA
- the catB gene encoding type B chloramphenicol O-acetyltransferase — MTKDSIFTSPFKGIPLHEQVSNPNITVGRYSYYSGYYHNHPFEDCVRYLMPQPDTVDRLIIGSFCSIGTGASFVMAGNQGHRTDWISTFPFYYAGNAEFSGARDGYRPAGDTVVGSDVWIGAEAMIMPGVRIGHGAVIASRAVVTSDVPPYAVVAGMPARQLRVRFDEKNVAMLLEMAWWEWPQDMLSAAMPLLTSQNVDELYRFWKSYGNRTANVTA; from the coding sequence ATGACTAAAGACAGCATCTTCACCAGTCCGTTCAAGGGCATTCCCCTGCATGAGCAGGTAAGCAATCCGAACATAACAGTCGGCCGTTACAGTTATTATTCCGGGTATTACCACAACCACCCGTTTGAAGACTGTGTCCGCTATCTTATGCCGCAACCGGATACCGTGGACAGGCTGATCATAGGCAGCTTCTGCTCCATCGGAACGGGCGCCAGCTTTGTCATGGCGGGCAATCAGGGGCACCGTACCGACTGGATAAGCACTTTTCCCTTCTACTACGCAGGCAATGCCGAATTTTCCGGTGCCCGTGACGGCTACAGGCCGGCCGGAGATACGGTGGTGGGCAGCGATGTGTGGATAGGAGCCGAAGCCATGATCATGCCGGGAGTGCGTATCGGGCACGGGGCTGTCATTGCTTCGCGTGCCGTGGTCACTTCTGATGTGCCTCCGTATGCCGTGGTGGCCGGCATGCCCGCCAGACAGCTGCGTGTCCGGTTTGATGAGAAAAATGTGGCCATGCTGCTTGAAATGGCGTGGTGGGAGTGGCCGCAGGATATGCTGAGTGCTGCCATGCCGCTGCTGACCTCACAAAATGTGGATGAACTCTACCGTTTCTGGAAAAGTTATGGTAACAGGACGGCAAACGTCACGGCATGA
- a CDS encoding chemotaxis protein — protein MSQSNILLESGTNELEIIEFIIEEQDAEGTLYKGHYAMNVAKVLEIIRRPDVVGLPGTHHPAALGTFSLRGRVLPLIDLARWLEKGSLDSPGAKVIVSEFSGTITAFLVSSVTSIHRLSWSQIEAPDAYLHRFSNESITGVVRFEDRIVFLLDMERIVASMNPHLDLKAHAERIEESVSGDNLKTLIADDSSSIRNMIGATLKKAGFDVTATSSGLEAWKQLEAWKKESQEQGRPLSDFVVLVVSDIEMPEMDGHNLTRRIKDDPVLKQLPVMLFSSLITEALRHKGEAVGADDQVSKPDLPSLTSRARALITSYFGI, from the coding sequence ATGTCACAGAGCAACATCCTTTTGGAATCGGGCACAAACGAGTTAGAAATAATTGAGTTTATCATAGAAGAGCAGGATGCGGAGGGCACTCTGTATAAAGGCCACTATGCCATGAACGTGGCAAAGGTGCTTGAAATTATACGGCGTCCTGATGTGGTGGGTCTGCCGGGTACGCATCATCCTGCGGCTTTGGGTACTTTTTCGCTGCGGGGCAGGGTGCTGCCGCTCATCGACCTTGCCCGGTGGCTGGAAAAGGGCAGTCTGGATTCCCCCGGAGCCAAAGTCATTGTTTCGGAATTCAGCGGCACTATCACGGCTTTTCTGGTGTCTTCGGTTACCAGCATTCACCGTCTCAGCTGGAGTCAGATCGAAGCTCCGGATGCGTACCTGCACCGGTTCAGCAATGAATCCATAACAGGCGTTGTGCGTTTTGAAGATCGCATCGTCTTTCTGCTGGACATGGAGCGCATTGTTGCTTCAATGAATCCGCATCTTGATTTGAAAGCCCACGCAGAACGCATCGAAGAGAGTGTTTCCGGTGATAATCTGAAAACGCTTATTGCGGACGATTCTTCTTCGATCCGCAACATGATAGGTGCGACGTTGAAAAAAGCCGGTTTTGACGTGACGGCCACCAGCAGCGGACTGGAAGCGTGGAAGCAGCTGGAAGCCTGGAAAAAGGAATCGCAGGAACAGGGACGCCCGCTGAGCGATTTTGTGGTGCTTGTGGTATCCGACATTGAAATGCCGGAAATGGACGGCCACAACCTGACAAGGCGCATCAAGGATGACCCTGTGCTCAAACAGCTGCCGGTAATGCTGTTTTCTTCGCTGATAACTGAAGCGCTGCGGCACAAAGGCGAGGCCGTCGGCGCTGATGATCAGGTATCAAAACCCGACCTGCCGTCGCTTACTTCGCGTGCGCGTGCGCTGATCACTTCTTATTTCGGTATCTAG
- a CDS encoding ribonuclease H-like domain-containing protein codes for MLKNTFCHLPGVGAGTERSLWDKGVLTWEDALDAPQKLLGKNGDRLRRGAEESLARLESADAAWFGGSLPANMQWRLFDPFRCNAAYVDIETTGLSWPSAHVTTIALYDGRQVRTYVHGRNLHDFAEDMAAYDLLITFNGKCFDVPFLERALDMRMTAGHVDLRYVFRALGLGGGLKHIEHCLGFDRGELEGVDGYMAVLLWNLFRRTGDERVLETLLAYNAEDVLTLEPLMYHAYNRHLAGTPFSQTAALSVPPVAPNPFRASPHALREAWSGAMF; via the coding sequence ATGCTTAAAAATACGTTCTGTCATCTGCCGGGAGTCGGTGCAGGCACTGAACGCAGCCTGTGGGACAAGGGTGTGCTGACCTGGGAAGATGCGCTGGATGCGCCGCAGAAGCTGCTGGGAAAAAACGGCGACCGGCTGCGCCGCGGTGCCGAAGAATCGCTTGCCCGGCTGGAATCCGCCGACGCTGCGTGGTTCGGGGGCAGTCTGCCCGCCAATATGCAGTGGCGCCTTTTTGATCCGTTCCGCTGCAATGCCGCCTACGTGGACATTGAAACAACGGGATTGTCGTGGCCGTCGGCACATGTGACCACCATCGCCCTGTACGACGGGCGGCAGGTGCGTACATATGTGCACGGGCGCAATCTGCATGATTTTGCAGAAGACATGGCTGCCTATGACCTTTTGATAACGTTCAACGGTAAATGCTTTGATGTGCCTTTTCTGGAGCGGGCGCTTGATATGCGCATGACAGCGGGGCACGTGGATCTGCGTTATGTATTCAGAGCGCTCGGACTGGGGGGCGGCCTGAAGCATATCGAGCACTGCCTTGGGTTTGACAGAGGCGAACTGGAGGGCGTGGACGGGTACATGGCCGTGCTGTTGTGGAATCTTTTCCGCAGAACAGGCGACGAGCGTGTTCTTGAAACCCTGCTGGCCTACAATGCCGAAGATGTGCTGACGCTGGAGCCTCTTATGTATCATGCCTACAACAGGCACCTTGCAGGCACGCCTTTCAGTCAGACGGCAGCTTTGTCCGTGCCGCCGGTGGCGCCCAATCCTTTCCGTGCCTCCCCGCACGCCCTGCGCGAAGCCTGGTCCGGCGCAATGTTTTGA
- the nth gene encoding endonuclease III, translating to MKKKERAAAFLALLKKRYPAPATHLDARTPWELLVATVLAAQCTDERVNKVTPGLFRRWPGPAELAQALQGEVEEVVHSTGFYRNKAKNLIAAADMVTRLHGGQVPRTMDELTALPGLARKTANIVLWGGYGINEGLAVDTHVKRIAFRMGFTASDNPVVVEKDLMPLFPRAEWGDVNHRMVWFGRHVCDARKPLCHECEMFDFCPRKGVQGKKTAARASARKAGV from the coding sequence ATGAAAAAGAAAGAACGTGCGGCGGCTTTTCTGGCGCTGCTGAAAAAAAGGTATCCGGCTCCTGCCACACATCTTGATGCGCGTACCCCGTGGGAACTGCTGGTGGCTACTGTGCTTGCCGCACAATGCACGGACGAAAGGGTGAATAAAGTCACCCCCGGGCTTTTCCGGCGTTGGCCGGGCCCTGCCGAGCTTGCGCAGGCATTGCAGGGAGAGGTGGAAGAAGTTGTGCATTCCACCGGTTTTTACCGCAACAAGGCAAAAAATCTCATAGCCGCGGCAGATATGGTAACCCGCCTGCACGGCGGGCAGGTTCCGCGTACCATGGATGAGCTGACGGCGCTGCCCGGGCTGGCCCGCAAAACGGCTAACATTGTGCTTTGGGGCGGATACGGCATTAACGAGGGGCTGGCGGTGGACACGCATGTGAAGCGTATAGCCTTCCGCATGGGGTTCACCGCATCGGATAATCCGGTTGTGGTTGAAAAAGACCTGATGCCCCTTTTTCCCCGTGCGGAGTGGGGCGACGTGAACCACCGCATGGTGTGGTTCGGGCGGCATGTGTGCGATGCCCGCAAACCGTTGTGCCATGAGTGTGAAATGTTTGATTTCTGCCCGCGCAAAGGGGTGCAGGGAAAAAAAACGGCAGCGCGTGCGTCTGCCCGCAAGGCCGGTGTCTGA
- the cutA gene encoding divalent-cation tolerance protein CutA — translation MAKILYMTAPDEQEARRIGRILVERRLAACVNILGRIESIFRWDGQVQNESEVAFIAKTSDDRVEDALAAVAELHGYDVPCAVALAVSEGLPPFLNWIDNEVRKER, via the coding sequence ATGGCAAAAATACTGTACATGACCGCCCCCGATGAACAGGAAGCACGGCGCATAGGCCGGATTCTTGTAGAACGCAGACTTGCAGCCTGTGTCAACATTCTCGGACGGATCGAGTCCATTTTCCGGTGGGACGGCCAAGTGCAGAATGAAAGCGAAGTCGCTTTCATCGCCAAGACATCGGACGACAGAGTCGAAGATGCTCTTGCCGCCGTGGCGGAACTGCACGGCTACGATGTGCCGTGTGCTGTCGCACTTGCCGTTTCAGAAGGGCTTCCCCCTTTTCTCAACTGGATAGACAACGAAGTACGAAAGGAGCGTTGA